A region of the Stigmatella aurantiaca genome:
AGGCCGCTCAGGACTTCGTTGCCCCGAAGGGAGCCCTTGAGGAACTGGTGGCCGGAATCTGGGCCCAGGTGTTGGGACTGGACCGGGTGAGCGCGCACGGAAACTTCTTCGAGCTGGGTGGGCACTCGCTCCTCGCCATGCAGATGATCTCCCGGGTCCGGGAGACGTTCGACGTGGATCTGCCCTTCAGAAGTCTGTTTGGGGCGCCCACGGTCGCGGGCCTTGCCCGGAGCATCGAATCCGCCCTCGCGGGCGGCTCTGGCAGGCTGCCTCCTCCCATGCTGCCGGTCCCCCGGGACGGGGAACTCCTCACCTCCTTCGCTCAGTACCGGTTGTGGTTCTTGGATCAGCTCCAGCCCGGCGGGCACGCGTACAACGTTCCCCTGGGAGTGCGGCTCCTGGGGCGGCTGGACCTCACAGCGCTGGAGCGCAGCCTGCAGGAGATCATCCGGCGGCACGAGGCACTGCGGACGGTCTTTGCGTCGTCCGGGGGGCGCGTGGTGCAGGTCATCTCGCCCGAGGTGCACCTGCCTCTGATGGTGGAGAGCCTGGAAGGGCTGGAGGCCTCGGAGCGCGAGCGGGAGGCCCAGCGGCGCGCGGGTGAAGAGGCACAGCGTTCCTTCGAGCTGAGCCGTGGACCGTTGCTGCGGGCCACGGTGCTGCGCCTGGCGAAGGAAGAACACGTGCTGGTGCTGGTGATGCACCACGCCGTCACCGATGGCTGGGCCATCAACGTCCTCCTGCGCGAGCTGAGCCAGTTGTATCCGGTCTTCGCCGCCGGTGAGGTGCCCGTGCTTCCGGCACTCGCGATCCAGTACGCCGACTTCGCCGCGTGGCAACGGCAGTGGCTGCAAGGAGAGGTGCTGGAGGCTCAGCGCTCCTACTGGAAGCGGACGCTGGCGGGCGCTCCTCAGGCGTTGGAATTGCCGACGGACCGTCCCCGGCCGCAGGTGCAGACGTTCCATGGGGCGCAGCTGCGTGCGCAGTTGCCCCTGGCCCTCTCACAAGAGGTCCGGGCCTTGAGCCACCGCGAGGGCGCCACGCTGTTCATGACGTTGCTGGCGGCCTTCCAGGCGCTGCTCGCGCGTTACTCCGGGCAGACGGACATCGTGGTGGGCTCTCCCATCGCGGGCCGCAATCGCCAGGAGGTGGAAGGCCTCATTGGCCTCTTCGTCAACACGCTGGCGCTCCGCGCGGAGGTCCAGGGCACGCTCAGCTTCCAGGCGCTGCTGGCCCAGGTGCGGGAGGCCTGCCTCGGGGCCTATGCTCACCAGGATCTGCCCTTCGAGCAGGTCGTGGAAGCGCTGCAGCTCGACCGGGACCTGAGCCGCACGCCGCTGTTCCAGGTGATGTTCGTTCTTGAGAGCCAGGCGGCTCCCTCGCTGGAGTTCGGTGGGTTGGCCCTGAAGCCTCTCGATGTGGACCTCGTCACGGCGAAGTTCGATCTGACGGTCGGCCTGCAGGAGACCCCCCAGGGGCTGCTGAGCGTCTGGGAGTACAACACCGCGCTGTTCGACCGGGAGACGGTCGCGCGGATGGCAGGGCACTTCCAGAAGTTGCTGGAGGGGCTGACCGCCCGGCCAGAGCAGCCAATCTCCCGCATCTCGCTGCTCTCGGAGGGAGAGCGGACGCAGGTCCTGGAGGCGTGGGCCCGGACGGCGGGGGAATCCCACCGGCCCGTGTGCATCCACCGGATGGTCGAGGCACAGGCGGAGCGTGCCCCGGAGGCGCTGGCGGTGAAGTCCCCGCACGGGCAGGTGAGCTACGGGGAGCTGAACGCCCGGGCCAACCAACTGGCACACGCGTTGAGGGGCAAGGGCGTGGGGCCCGAGGACCGGGTGGTGCTGTGCATGGAGCGCTCGGTGGAGCTGGTGACGGGAGCGCTGGGAATCCTCAAGGCGGGAGGGGCATACGTCCCGCTGGATCCCGTGTACCCGGTCGAGCGGTTGAGGACGATGGCGGGAGACAGCCGCGCCCAGGTGGTGGTGACGCAGGGGCGGTTGAAGGCCGCGTTCGAGGGCCAGGGCCTGGCGGTGGTGTGCCTGGACGACGGCTGGGAGGAGCTGGAGCGGCAGGAGCGGGCCAATCCCCAGGGCGGGGTGGCCCCGGACAACCTGGCCTACGTCATCTATACCTCCGGCTCGACGGGCAAGCCCAAGGGGGTGGAGGTGAGCCACGCGAGCCTGGCGAACCTGGTGGCGTGGCACCAGCGGGAGTACGAGGTGAAGCCCGAGGACCGGGCGACACTGGTCTCGGGTCCCGCGTTCGACGCCTCCGTGTGGGAGCTGTGGCCGTACCTGACGGCGGGCGCGAGCCTCCACATTCCGGGCGACGAGGTGAGGGCGGTGCCCGCCCGGCTGCTGGAGTGGATGGCCGCCGAAGGCGTCACCCTGAGCTTCCTGCCGACGCCGCTGGCCGAGGTGGTGCTGGCGGAGGACTGGCCGGAGGGGCTGGCGCTCCGGGCGCTGTTGACGGGAGGAGACCGGTTGCGCCGCCGGCTGCGCCCAGGTCAGAAGGCCCGGCTGATGAACCACTACGGACCGACCGAGAACACGGTGGTGGCGACGTGGGCGCCCGTGGTGGGCGAGGCCGGGACGCTGCCTCCCATCGGACGGCCCATCCCCCATGCGCAGGCGTACGTGCTGGACAAGGGCCTGAACCCGGTGCCCGTGGGCGTGGGCGGCGAGCTGTTCATCGGAGGAGACAGCCTGGCGCGCGGTTATCTGGACCGGCCGGAGCTGACGGCGGAGAAGTTCCTCCCCAATCCCTTCAGCACCCAGCCGGGGAGCAGGCTGTACCGGACCGGAGACCTGGTGCGCTGGTCCTCCGCGGGAGAGCTGGAGTTCCTGGGCCGGGTGGATCAGCAGGTGAAGATCCGCGGCTACCGGATCGAACTGGGGGAGATCGAAGCCGTGCTGGCCAAGCACCCCGCGGTGCGCGAGGCCGTGGTGGTGGTGCGGGAGAGCGCTCCAGAGGTCAAACAGCTCGTGGGCTACGCGGTGATCCAGGGTGGCGAGCGGCCCTCGAAGGCGGATCTGCGCACCTACCTCCGGGAGCGGCTGCCCGAGGCCATGGTCCCTTCGGCCATCGTGCTCTTGGATGCGCTGCCGGTGACGCCCAATGGCAAGGTGGATCGGCGGGCCCTGCCCATGCCGGAGGAGGGCTATGGCTCCGATGACACCGCCGTGGCGCCCCAGACGGACCTCGAACGGGCCGTGGCGGCCATCTGGCAGGAAGTCCTTCACGTGGCGAAGGTTGGCACGAACGACCGGTTCTTCGACCTGGGGGGGAACTCGCTGACCATCCTCGAGGTGCAGAAGAAGCTGTCGGCCGCGCTGTCCCTCGACGTGAAGCTGACGAAGCTCTTCCAGTACCCGACCATCGCGTCGCTCTCGCAGCACCTGGCTCAGGGAGAGCCGGGCCCGGCGGTGGCCGCCGCTAGCCCGCAGCGGGCCAAGCGGCGCCAGGAATTGGACGCACAGGGGCAGGCCCGCAGGCGGCTCCGCACCAGCAAGAAGGACGCGCAGGATGAGTGAGGAAACCGCGGTGAGCGCTGGACAGGGGATCGCGATCATCGGCATGGCGGGCCGCTTCCCCGGGGCCCGGAGTGTCGAGGAGTTCTGGCGCAACCTGTGCCAGGGCGTGGAAGCCCGCTCGGAGCTGAGCGGCGAGGAGCTGGAGGCCTCCGGTGTGGAGCGCTCCGTGTGGACGCGTCCGGACTACGTCCGGGCGGCCTTCCTGATGGAGGGCGTGGAGCTGTTCGATGCGTCCCTCTTCGGCCTCAACCCCCGGGAGGCGGAGGTCATGGACCCCCAGCACCGCCTCCTGTGCGAGTGTGCCTGGGAGGCCCTGGAGCGGGCCGGTTATGGCGCCTCGCAGTACCGGGGTAACGTCGGCATCTTCGCGGGCTCTGGCACCAATGAGTACCTGCGCAACAACCTGGCGGCACGGCCCGAGCTGTTCCGTTCCGTCGAGGGGATGATCCTCCTCGGCAACGACGAGGACTGCATGGCCACCCGGGCCGCGTACCTCTTGGATCTCCGGGGACCGGCCATCAACGTCCACACGGCCTGTTCGAGTTCGCTCGTGGCGCTCCACCTCGCCTGCCAGAGCCTGCGTGCGGGCGAGTCCGATCTGGCCCTGGCCGGAGGGGTCCGCATCAACGTCCCCCAGCTCCGGGGGTACGTGTTCGCGCCGGATGGCATCTCTTCCCCGGATGGGCACTGCCGGGCCTTCGATGAGAAGGCGCAAGGAACCGTCAGCGGCTCGGGAGGGGGCATCGTGGTGCTCAAGCGCCTGGCGGATGCGCTGGAGGACGGAGACTTCATCCACGCGGTCATCCTCGATTCGGCCATCAACAACGATGGCGCCTCGAAGGTGGGCTTCACGGCCCCCAGCGTGGACGGCCAGGTGGCGGCCATCTCCGAGGCCATCTCCATGGCCAACGTGGAGCCTGGGACGATCCAGTACATCGAGGCCCATGGGACCGGCACTGCGCTCGGAGATCCCATCGAGCTGGCGGCCCTCAACCAGGTGTTTCAGGGGCTGCCCCCGAAGTCCTGCGCCATTGGCTCCGTGAAGACCAACATCGGCCACATGGACGCGGCGGCCGGGGTCGCGGGCCTCATCAAGACGGCGCTGGCGCTGCAGCACCGGCAGATCCCGGCCAGCCTGCACTTCACCCGGCCCAATCCGAAGATCGACTTCGAGGGGGGGCCCTTCTACGTGAACCAGGCCCTCCAGGCGTGGCGTGAGGGGGAGGCACCGCGGCGTGCAGGGGTCAGCTCCTTCGGCATCGGGGGCACCAACGCCCACGCCGTGCTGGAGGAGGCGCCTCTGCCCGAGGAGGCCGCCCCCGGCCGGTCCTCGCAACTGCTGGTCCTGTCCGCCCGGAGCAAGCGGGCGCTGGAGGACGCCACCTCGAACCTGGCGGCGCACCTGGAGGCGCATCCCGGCGTGAACCTGGCGGACCTGGCCTACACCCTTCAGGTGGGCCGGAAGCGCTTCGAGTTCCGCCGGGTGCTGGTCTGCCGGACCGCGGAGGAGGCACAGCAGGCACTGGCCACGCGTGATCCCCAGCGGCTCCTCACGCAGACCCAGGAGCTCTCCTCTCGCCCGGTGGCCTTCCTCTTCCCGGGCCAGGGCGCGCAGTCCGTGGACATGGGGCGGGGGCTCTACGAGTCAGAGCCGGTCTTCCGCAAGCACGTGGATGATTGCTGCGAACGGCTCGGGCCGAAGCTCGGCTTTGACCTGCGGGAGGTGCTGTACCCGCCCGAGGCGCGGCGCGAGGAGGCCAGCCAGAAGCTGCTGCAGACCTTTGTCACCCAGCCCGCGCTCTTCGTCATCGAGTACGCGCTGGCCCGGTTGTGGATGTCGCTGGGCGTCAAGCCCGAGGCCATGATCGGCCACAGCCTCGGGGAGTACGTCGCGGCCTGCCTGGCGGGGGTGTTTTCGCTCGAGGATGCGCTGGAGCTGGTGGCCTTCCGCGGGCAGCTCCTGCAGAAGTTGCCCGGCGGGGCGATGGTCTCCATCCACCTGTCCGAGAAGGAAGTGCAGGAGTTTCTGGGCCCCCAGGTCTCGCTCGCTGCGGTCAATGCGCCCTCGCTCTGCGTGCTGGCAGGGCCCACGGACGCGATGGAGTCCCTGGAGGCGGAGCTGGTCCGCCGGAAGGTGGGGCACCGCAGGCTGCATACCTCGCATGCCTTCCACTCGGCGATGATGGACCCCATCCTCGCGGCCTTCGCGGAGCGGATGCAGCGGATCAAGCTTTCGCCTCCCCGCATCCCGTATGTCTCCACCTTGACGGGGACCTGGATCACCGCGGCGGCGGCCACGAATCCGCGCTACTGGGTGGATCACCTGCGGCAGCCCGTGCGCTTTGGCGATGGCGTGGACACGCTGCTCGCGGAGCCCCAGCGGGTCTTCGTGGAGGTGGGCCCTGGACATGGGTTGAGCACCTTGCTCAGGAACCGGGCGGGTTCCGAGGCCCATCGGACCGCCGTCTCCTCCCTGCACCGCTTCCCGGAGGCGCAGGAGGACCGTCCTTTCTTCCTGGCCGCCGTGGGACAGCTGTGGCTCTCGGGCGCGGAGCTCCAGTGGCCGAAGCTGCACGCGGACGAGCGGCGGAGGCGCATTCCCCTGCCGGCCTACCCCTTCCAGCGGGAGCGGTACTGGATCGAGCCGCAGCCGAAGGCGGAGCAGGCGCGTGCCTCCTCCGGTGAGCGGCGGAAGCGGGCCGACCTCGCGGAGTGGTTCTATGTGCCGGACTGGAAGCGCCGGTCCCTGTCGGCCGCGTCGATGCGCAAGGTCCAGCCTGGCTCCCGCTGGCTGGTGTTTCTGGACTCCCTGGGCATCGGCGAGCGGCTGGTGCGGAAGCTGGAGGCCGCGGGTGCGGAGGTCTCCTGCGTCAGCATCGGCGCGGAGTTCACGCGGAGGGACGAGCGGCGGTTCGAGCTGGCACCGGGGCAGCAGGCCCATTACCGGCGGCTGGGCGAGGAACTCCAGCGCATGGGGAGGCTACCCGAGCATGCCGTCCACCTGTGGGGGCTCACCCCGGAGCTGGGCGGAGTGGCCGATGACGCAGGGGTACGCAGCCAGCAGGAGCTTGGCTTCTACAGCGTGCTCTTCCTGAGTCAGGCGCTCGCGGAGCCCCTGGGGAAACAGACGCTGCAGCTCGACGTGGTTTC
Encoded here:
- a CDS encoding non-ribosomal peptide synthetase gives rise to the protein PEYMVPAAWVCLPAFPVTQNGKVDRKALPAPSLGAKAAQDFVAPKGALEELVAGIWAQVLGLDRVSAHGNFFELGGHSLLAMQMISRVRETFDVDLPFRSLFGAPTVAGLARSIESALAGGSGRLPPPMLPVPRDGELLTSFAQYRLWFLDQLQPGGHAYNVPLGVRLLGRLDLTALERSLQEIIRRHEALRTVFASSGGRVVQVISPEVHLPLMVESLEGLEASEREREAQRRAGEEAQRSFELSRGPLLRATVLRLAKEEHVLVLVMHHAVTDGWAINVLLRELSQLYPVFAAGEVPVLPALAIQYADFAAWQRQWLQGEVLEAQRSYWKRTLAGAPQALELPTDRPRPQVQTFHGAQLRAQLPLALSQEVRALSHREGATLFMTLLAAFQALLARYSGQTDIVVGSPIAGRNRQEVEGLIGLFVNTLALRAEVQGTLSFQALLAQVREACLGAYAHQDLPFEQVVEALQLDRDLSRTPLFQVMFVLESQAAPSLEFGGLALKPLDVDLVTAKFDLTVGLQETPQGLLSVWEYNTALFDRETVARMAGHFQKLLEGLTARPEQPISRISLLSEGERTQVLEAWARTAGESHRPVCIHRMVEAQAERAPEALAVKSPHGQVSYGELNARANQLAHALRGKGVGPEDRVVLCMERSVELVTGALGILKAGGAYVPLDPVYPVERLRTMAGDSRAQVVVTQGRLKAAFEGQGLAVVCLDDGWEELERQERANPQGGVAPDNLAYVIYTSGSTGKPKGVEVSHASLANLVAWHQREYEVKPEDRATLVSGPAFDASVWELWPYLTAGASLHIPGDEVRAVPARLLEWMAAEGVTLSFLPTPLAEVVLAEDWPEGLALRALLTGGDRLRRRLRPGQKARLMNHYGPTENTVVATWAPVVGEAGTLPPIGRPIPHAQAYVLDKGLNPVPVGVGGELFIGGDSLARGYLDRPELTAEKFLPNPFSTQPGSRLYRTGDLVRWSSAGELEFLGRVDQQVKIRGYRIELGEIEAVLAKHPAVREAVVVVRESAPEVKQLVGYAVIQGGERPSKADLRTYLRERLPEAMVPSAIVLLDALPVTPNGKVDRRALPMPEEGYGSDDTAVAPQTDLERAVAAIWQEVLHVAKVGTNDRFFDLGGNSLTILEVQKKLSAALSLDVKLTKLFQYPTIASLSQHLAQGEPGPAVAAASPQRAKRRQELDAQGQARRRLRTSKKDAQDE
- a CDS encoding type I polyketide synthase; its protein translation is MSEETAVSAGQGIAIIGMAGRFPGARSVEEFWRNLCQGVEARSELSGEELEASGVERSVWTRPDYVRAAFLMEGVELFDASLFGLNPREAEVMDPQHRLLCECAWEALERAGYGASQYRGNVGIFAGSGTNEYLRNNLAARPELFRSVEGMILLGNDEDCMATRAAYLLDLRGPAINVHTACSSSLVALHLACQSLRAGESDLALAGGVRINVPQLRGYVFAPDGISSPDGHCRAFDEKAQGTVSGSGGGIVVLKRLADALEDGDFIHAVILDSAINNDGASKVGFTAPSVDGQVAAISEAISMANVEPGTIQYIEAHGTGTALGDPIELAALNQVFQGLPPKSCAIGSVKTNIGHMDAAAGVAGLIKTALALQHRQIPASLHFTRPNPKIDFEGGPFYVNQALQAWREGEAPRRAGVSSFGIGGTNAHAVLEEAPLPEEAAPGRSSQLLVLSARSKRALEDATSNLAAHLEAHPGVNLADLAYTLQVGRKRFEFRRVLVCRTAEEAQQALATRDPQRLLTQTQELSSRPVAFLFPGQGAQSVDMGRGLYESEPVFRKHVDDCCERLGPKLGFDLREVLYPPEARREEASQKLLQTFVTQPALFVIEYALARLWMSLGVKPEAMIGHSLGEYVAACLAGVFSLEDALELVAFRGQLLQKLPGGAMVSIHLSEKEVQEFLGPQVSLAAVNAPSLCVLAGPTDAMESLEAELVRRKVGHRRLHTSHAFHSAMMDPILAAFAERMQRIKLSPPRIPYVSTLTGTWITAAAATNPRYWVDHLRQPVRFGDGVDTLLAEPQRVFVEVGPGHGLSTLLRNRAGSEAHRTAVSSLHRFPEAQEDRPFFLAAVGQLWLSGAELQWPKLHADERRRRIPLPAYPFQRERYWIEPQPKAEQARASSGERRKRADLAEWFYVPDWKRRSLSAASMRKVQPGSRWLVFLDSLGIGERLVRKLEAAGAEVSCVSIGAEFTRRDERRFELAPGQQAHYRRLGEELQRMGRLPEHAVHLWGLTPELGGVADDAGVRSQQELGFYSVLFLSQALAEPLGKQTLQLDVVSHGTQDVTGEEPLAPGKAMVLGLCTVIPQEHPGMRCRSIDVELPEAGEEERLSTQLFQEVSAEGRDRAVAYRGRRRWVEGFEPVRLESPAEGPGLLRERGIYLLTGGLGRVGLALAEHLAATVHARLVLAGRSAFPDRGEWEAWLKGHPEEDDTSRKIRRLLALEQQGAEVLTVRADLSQPAEVEALLAKVQARFGGLHGVVHGAATTGTEVYLPIREADTQACESQFNSKVHGLRVLRDALRGRKLDFVLLQSSLASILGGLGFAAYSAANRFLDSLAALEARGDSTRWISVNWDGWDFGNAGPGRAPGSGPQGMTASEGVSAFQRILSGDEASNWVVSAEALEARLPVWSQQNGAAPPVPEKAVEAAASHQRPDLPTEYVAPRDDLEAELARIWTELLGVQQVGIHDSFFQLGGHSLLGMQLLSRIREQLQGDIPLRELFETPTVAGLAVRIVQQRARSVDEDALRLLLAEIEQAS